The proteins below come from a single Caulobacter segnis ATCC 21756 genomic window:
- a CDS encoding VOC family protein gives MRYLHTMVRVRDLDASLRFYCEGLGLQEVSRMENEKGRFTLVFLAAPEDVEMAKTRKAPMVELTYNWDDEEYLGGRNFGHLAYRVDDIYETCQRLMDMGVTINRPPRDGHMAFVRSPDGVSVELLQDGSLPPAEPWASMPNTGAW, from the coding sequence TTGCGCTATCTGCACACCATGGTCCGCGTCCGTGATCTGGACGCCTCCCTGCGCTTCTATTGCGAGGGCCTGGGTCTCCAGGAAGTGTCCCGGATGGAAAACGAGAAGGGCCGCTTCACGCTCGTGTTCCTGGCTGCGCCCGAGGACGTCGAGATGGCCAAGACGCGCAAGGCCCCGATGGTCGAACTGACCTACAATTGGGATGACGAAGAGTACCTGGGCGGCCGCAACTTCGGGCACCTGGCCTATCGTGTCGACGACATCTACGAGACCTGCCAGCGGCTGATGGACATGGGCGTGACCATCAACCGTCCGCCGCGGGACGGCCACATGGCGTTCGTCCGCTCGCCCGACGGCGTCTCGGTCGAGCTGCTGCAGGACGGCAGCCTGCCGCCGGCCGAGCCCTGGGCCTCGATGCCCAATACGGGCGCCTGGTAA
- a CDS encoding glutathione S-transferase N-terminal domain-containing protein yields the protein MSDLSAFPITRRWPAQHPDRIQLYSLPTPNGVKVSIMLEETGLPYEPHLIDIGKNETWEPEYLSLNPNGKIPAIIDPNGPDGKPLALFESGAILVYLADKSGKFLPTDPAARYETLQWVFFQMAAIGPMFGQLGFFHKFAGKDYEDKRPRDRYAAESKRLLGVLEGRLADRSWIMGEDYTIADIATLGWVRNLIGFYGAGDLVDYATLKHVPRWLEQGLARPAVQRGLDIPKRG from the coding sequence ATGTCGGATCTGTCCGCTTTCCCGATCACCCGTCGCTGGCCGGCCCAGCATCCCGACCGGATCCAGCTCTATTCGCTGCCGACGCCCAACGGGGTGAAGGTCTCGATCATGCTGGAGGAGACGGGTCTGCCCTACGAGCCTCACCTGATCGACATCGGCAAGAACGAGACGTGGGAGCCGGAGTATCTGTCGTTGAACCCGAACGGCAAGATCCCGGCGATCATCGATCCCAATGGTCCGGACGGAAAGCCGCTGGCCCTGTTCGAGTCCGGCGCCATCCTCGTCTATCTGGCCGACAAGAGCGGCAAGTTCCTGCCGACGGACCCGGCCGCGCGTTACGAGACCCTGCAGTGGGTCTTCTTCCAGATGGCCGCGATCGGGCCGATGTTCGGACAGCTCGGCTTCTTCCACAAGTTCGCGGGCAAGGACTACGAGGACAAGCGCCCGCGTGACCGTTACGCCGCCGAATCAAAGCGCCTGCTGGGCGTGCTGGAGGGGCGTTTGGCGGACCGTTCCTGGATCATGGGCGAGGACTACACGATCGCCGACATCGCCACGCTCGGCTGGGTGCGCAACCTGATCGGTTTCTACGGCGCGGGCGATCTGGTCGACTACGCGACCCTGAAGCACGTCCCGCGCTGGCTGGAGCAGGGTTTGGCGCGTCCAGCCGTGCAGCGTGGCCTCGACATCCCCAAGCGCGGGTGA
- a CDS encoding amylo-alpha-1,6-glucosidase, whose amino-acid sequence MENLAPAIEAPVDYGVTAEVRAPQNLYALKDKDTFIVADQFGDIAGQGDGLFHNDTRILSFYRLTLGGHAPSLLSAAVAHDNVFFTCNATNQALPYPGGPMGPPGVLHIERKRFLWGERLYERIRCVNYSRDLVLLPMAIEFDADFRDMFEVRGTHRAKRGVKAPPHVDGRRVAYGYTGLDGVDRASFICFSDAPFRLSAHKAEFMFSLQAEGVTELYIEIGAVDGHIPSRERFRDAAARARWDMRARRRHGARLRSSGRLFNEWLGKSRSDLALLTTRMETGPYPYAGIPWFSTAFGRDAIITAWQILWFEPSLAKGVLRYLAAHQAQERSAFRDSAPGKIMHETRKGEMPALGEVPFGRYYGGVDTTPLFVALADAYQARTGDDHLIDELWPALERAMHWIEHDGDSDGDGLIDYARGQDSGLSNQGWKDSEDSVFHIDGRYPSGPIALVEVQGYAFAAYRGMARLAERRDEIGLAALWRQKAERLREKVEMLFWMEERGYYGIAVDGQGQLCRVLSSNPGHLLFCGLPTPERARQVSDQLLSGAFNSGWGLRTLAAGEARFNPISYHNGSVWPHDTALCVMGLSRYGERDGVVKLTADLFETASRMGMRLPELFCGFPRSPGEPPVAYPVACLPQAWAAGSVFMMLQACLGITIDANRGEIILVDPRLPIGIDRLRVEQLRVGSESVDLTFERQGDRVTVHTEGGAPIMIRSKPVWE is encoded by the coding sequence ATGGAGAATCTCGCACCGGCTATCGAGGCGCCGGTCGATTACGGTGTGACGGCGGAAGTCCGCGCGCCGCAAAATCTCTATGCCCTGAAGGACAAGGACACCTTCATCGTCGCGGATCAGTTCGGTGACATCGCCGGACAGGGCGACGGTCTTTTTCATAACGATACGCGGATCTTGTCATTTTACCGCCTGACCTTGGGCGGTCACGCGCCATCGCTGCTTTCCGCCGCGGTGGCGCACGACAATGTCTTCTTCACCTGCAACGCCACCAACCAGGCCCTGCCCTATCCGGGCGGACCCATGGGACCGCCGGGCGTGCTGCATATCGAGCGAAAGCGGTTCCTGTGGGGCGAGCGCCTCTACGAGCGGATCCGCTGCGTGAACTACAGTCGCGATCTCGTCCTGCTGCCGATGGCGATCGAGTTCGACGCCGACTTCCGCGACATGTTCGAGGTTCGCGGGACCCATCGCGCGAAACGCGGCGTGAAAGCGCCCCCGCATGTCGACGGCCGTCGGGTCGCTTACGGCTATACCGGTCTGGATGGCGTCGACCGCGCGTCCTTCATCTGCTTCTCGGACGCCCCGTTCCGGCTGAGCGCCCACAAGGCTGAGTTCATGTTCAGCCTGCAGGCCGAGGGCGTGACGGAGCTCTATATCGAGATCGGCGCGGTCGACGGGCACATCCCCAGCCGTGAGCGCTTCCGAGACGCGGCGGCTCGCGCCCGCTGGGACATGCGCGCTCGCCGCCGCCATGGGGCGCGGCTGAGGAGCTCAGGCAGGCTGTTCAACGAGTGGCTGGGCAAGTCCCGCTCGGACTTGGCCTTGCTGACGACTCGCATGGAAACCGGCCCCTACCCTTACGCCGGCATCCCGTGGTTCTCGACGGCCTTTGGACGCGACGCGATCATCACCGCCTGGCAGATCCTCTGGTTCGAGCCATCCCTGGCCAAGGGCGTGCTCCGTTACCTGGCGGCGCATCAGGCCCAGGAGCGATCGGCCTTCCGCGACAGCGCGCCCGGCAAGATCATGCATGAGACCCGCAAGGGCGAGATGCCGGCGCTCGGCGAGGTGCCTTTCGGCCGCTACTACGGCGGCGTCGACACCACGCCCCTGTTCGTGGCCCTGGCCGACGCCTACCAGGCCCGCACCGGCGACGACCATCTGATCGACGAGCTCTGGCCCGCCCTCGAGCGCGCCATGCACTGGATCGAGCACGACGGCGACAGCGACGGCGACGGCCTCATCGATTATGCGCGCGGCCAGGACAGCGGCCTTTCGAACCAGGGCTGGAAAGACAGCGAGGATTCGGTGTTCCACATCGATGGCCGCTATCCGTCCGGGCCCATCGCTCTCGTCGAGGTGCAGGGCTACGCCTTCGCCGCCTATCGCGGCATGGCGCGGCTGGCCGAGCGCCGAGACGAGATCGGCCTGGCGGCCCTGTGGAGACAAAAGGCCGAACGCCTGCGCGAAAAGGTCGAGATGCTCTTCTGGATGGAGGAGCGCGGCTATTACGGTATCGCGGTCGATGGACAGGGTCAGCTTTGCCGCGTCCTGTCGTCGAACCCTGGGCACCTGCTGTTCTGCGGCCTGCCGACGCCGGAACGCGCCCGCCAGGTCTCGGACCAGTTGCTGTCGGGCGCCTTCAACTCCGGCTGGGGCCTGCGCACGCTCGCCGCCGGCGAGGCGCGGTTCAATCCGATCAGCTATCACAACGGCTCGGTCTGGCCGCATGACACGGCGCTCTGCGTGATGGGCCTGTCGCGCTACGGCGAGCGCGACGGCGTCGTGAAGCTGACGGCCGATCTGTTCGAGACCGCGAGCCGGATGGGCATGCGCCTGCCGGAGCTGTTCTGCGGCTTCCCACGCTCGCCGGGCGAGCCGCCGGTGGCCTATCCGGTGGCGTGCCTGCCCCAGGCCTGGGCCGCCGGCTCGGTGTTCATGATGCTGCAAGCGTGCCTTGGCATCACCATCGACGCCAATCGCGGCGAGATCATCCTGGTCGACCCTCGCCTGCCCATCGGCATCGACCGTCTGCGTGTCGAGCAGCTGCGCGTGGGCTCCGAGAGCGTCGACTTGACGTTCGAACGCCAGGGCGACCGGGTGACGGTCCACACCGAAGGCGGCGCGCCGATCATGATCCGGTCAAAGCCCGTCTGGGAATAA
- a CDS encoding glycosyltransferase family 4 protein, with amino-acid sequence MKIAQITPLYEAVPPRLYGGTERVVAHLTDALVDLGHDVTLFASAEADTKAKLVAVRDQAIRLDPAPLKSDLAAHMAQIAEVRALASEFDIVHFHSDMIHFPFFADRAENTLTTLHGRLDLKDLPAVYKRWPQFPLVSISDDQRRPLPFANWAGTVHHGMNADIYSYSEKSDGYLAFLGRISPEKRPDRAIMLAKQLGKRLKIAAKVDAADRAYFEDKIAPMMLDEPLIEFIGEIGDSEKSAFLGGADALLFPIDWPEPFGLVMIEAMACGTPVIAYRCGSVPEVIDHGLTGFIVDNDAQALEAIKQVETLDRKAVRQRFEQRFSSEAMARRYVALYEQLRDGAAVYPSLVELAASA; translated from the coding sequence ATGAAGATCGCCCAGATCACGCCCCTCTACGAGGCAGTTCCGCCGCGCCTGTACGGCGGCACCGAACGTGTTGTCGCCCACCTGACTGACGCCCTGGTTGACCTCGGGCACGACGTCACTCTGTTCGCCAGCGCCGAGGCGGATACCAAGGCCAAGCTGGTGGCGGTCCGCGACCAGGCCATCCGCCTTGATCCCGCTCCCCTGAAATCAGACCTGGCGGCTCACATGGCGCAGATCGCCGAGGTGCGCGCCCTGGCGAGCGAGTTCGACATCGTCCACTTCCACTCCGACATGATCCACTTCCCGTTCTTCGCCGATCGGGCCGAGAACACCCTGACGACCCTTCACGGCCGATTGGACCTGAAGGACCTCCCAGCGGTCTACAAGCGCTGGCCTCAATTCCCGCTGGTTTCCATCAGCGACGACCAACGACGCCCCCTGCCGTTCGCGAATTGGGCGGGCACCGTCCATCACGGGATGAACGCCGACATCTATAGCTATTCCGAAAAGAGCGACGGCTACCTGGCCTTCCTGGGCAGGATCTCGCCCGAGAAGCGTCCAGATCGCGCGATCATGCTGGCCAAGCAGCTGGGCAAGCGCTTGAAGATCGCGGCCAAGGTCGACGCCGCCGACCGTGCGTACTTCGAAGACAAGATCGCGCCGATGATGCTCGACGAGCCGCTGATCGAGTTCATCGGCGAGATCGGCGACAGCGAAAAGTCGGCCTTCCTCGGCGGCGCCGACGCCCTGCTCTTCCCGATCGACTGGCCCGAGCCCTTCGGCCTGGTGATGATCGAGGCGATGGCCTGCGGCACGCCGGTGATCGCCTATCGCTGCGGCTCGGTGCCTGAAGTCATCGATCACGGTCTCACCGGTTTCATCGTCGATAACGACGCCCAGGCGCTCGAAGCGATCAAACAGGTCGAAACCTTGGATCGAAAAGCGGTGCGGCAGCGTTTCGAGCAACGGTTCTCGTCCGAGGCGATGGCTCGGCGTTACGTCGCGCTCTATGAACAGCTGCGCGACGGCGCGGCCGTCTACCCGTCCTTGGTCGAGCTCGCAGCGAGCGCATGA
- a CDS encoding protein-L-isoaspartate O-methyltransferase family protein: MSTDFAAARLNMVESQIRTADVTDLPLQDALRVTPREAVVPAAKAYLAYADTDIEYAPGRWLLRPREVGKLLQNLKPREGEKALAIAAPYAAAVLENMGLSVTRLEGDDLKAVPGADYDVIICEGAVAAAPKAWQDALAIGGRLGVVERTGPVGRAIIYLRAEDGVGRRQAFDASPPILAGFEVEVGFSF, translated from the coding sequence ATGAGCACCGACTTCGCCGCCGCGCGGCTGAACATGGTCGAGAGCCAGATTCGCACCGCCGACGTCACCGATCTGCCCCTGCAGGACGCCCTCCGTGTGACGCCGCGCGAAGCGGTGGTGCCCGCCGCGAAGGCCTACCTGGCCTATGCCGACACCGATATCGAGTACGCGCCCGGCCGGTGGCTGCTGCGCCCGCGTGAAGTGGGCAAGCTGCTCCAGAACCTGAAGCCGCGTGAAGGCGAGAAGGCCCTGGCGATCGCCGCGCCCTACGCCGCCGCCGTGCTGGAGAACATGGGCCTCTCGGTCACGCGTCTGGAAGGCGACGACCTGAAGGCCGTTCCGGGCGCGGACTATGACGTGATCATTTGCGAAGGCGCCGTCGCCGCCGCGCCGAAGGCTTGGCAGGATGCGTTGGCCATTGGCGGCCGCCTGGGCGTGGTGGAGCGCACTGGCCCGGTCGGTCGCGCCATCATCTATCTTCGCGCCGAGGATGGCGTGGGCCGTCGCCAGGCCTTCGACGCTTCGCCGCCCATCCTGGCCGGTTTCGAGGTCGAGGTCGGTTTCAGTTTCTGA
- a CDS encoding TolC family outer membrane protein, with translation MSNRRRAGLLAAACSAGLMAGVFSAAHAETLADAIALAYQTNPTLQQQRASTRITDEGVVQAKTGFRPTVGGELDVTGSKTSPDTGADVKVSGSGATLSISQPLYTGGRASANLSAAEADVLAARESLRSVEQSVLVNVVQAYVDVRRDQERLRIARENVAVLQRQLDESNARFDVGEITRTDVAQSQARLAAAKAGQSSAQAQLEVSRAAYAAVVGQTPGELAPEPSLATLLPPSVDQAFEAAQTANPGVTSARYTEEAAAARVAVAKAGYRPTVSARASLGYAADKRSGVGSQFDDYDRTVSGAITASIPIFTGGLTTSQVRAATERENAARSATESAKRSAIQQVSNAWSNLLASRANLVSNEEQVRATRIAFEGVRQEQQVGLRTTLDVLNAQLELSNAELALVGARRDEYVASAVVLQAMGQLGVTKLAANTTAYDPKTSYNRVTHSVGWVPWEPVVQAIDKVGAPSVKAQSGSK, from the coding sequence ATGTCGAACCGTCGACGGGCCGGATTGCTGGCCGCCGCTTGCAGCGCCGGCCTGATGGCGGGCGTGTTTTCCGCTGCTCATGCCGAAACCCTGGCCGACGCGATCGCTCTGGCCTACCAGACGAACCCGACCCTGCAGCAGCAGCGGGCCAGCACCCGGATCACCGACGAGGGCGTGGTCCAGGCCAAGACCGGGTTCCGCCCGACCGTCGGCGGCGAGCTGGACGTCACCGGCTCGAAGACCAGCCCCGACACCGGCGCGGACGTGAAAGTGTCGGGCAGCGGCGCGACGCTCTCGATCAGCCAGCCGCTCTACACTGGGGGCCGCGCCAGCGCCAATCTGAGCGCCGCCGAGGCCGACGTTCTGGCCGCGCGCGAAAGCCTGCGCTCAGTGGAGCAGAGCGTTCTGGTCAATGTCGTCCAGGCCTATGTCGACGTCCGCCGCGACCAGGAGCGCCTGCGCATCGCCAGGGAGAACGTGGCGGTCCTGCAACGTCAGCTCGACGAATCCAACGCCCGCTTCGACGTGGGCGAAATCACCCGCACCGACGTCGCCCAATCCCAGGCGCGCCTGGCCGCCGCCAAGGCCGGCCAGTCGTCGGCCCAGGCCCAGCTTGAGGTCAGCCGCGCGGCCTACGCCGCCGTGGTCGGCCAGACGCCGGGCGAGCTGGCGCCCGAGCCCAGCCTCGCGACCCTGCTGCCCCCGTCGGTCGACCAGGCCTTCGAAGCGGCTCAGACCGCCAATCCGGGCGTGACCTCGGCCCGCTACACCGAAGAAGCCGCCGCCGCGCGCGTCGCCGTGGCCAAGGCCGGCTATCGTCCGACCGTTTCGGCCCGCGCCTCGCTCGGCTATGCGGCCGACAAGCGTTCGGGCGTCGGCAGCCAGTTCGACGACTACGACCGCACCGTCTCGGGCGCGATCACGGCTTCGATCCCGATCTTCACCGGCGGTTTGACGACCTCGCAGGTCCGCGCCGCCACCGAACGCGAGAACGCCGCGCGCAGCGCCACGGAAAGCGCCAAGCGCAGCGCGATCCAACAGGTGTCCAACGCGTGGAGCAACCTCCTGGCCTCGCGCGCCAACCTGGTCTCGAACGAGGAGCAGGTCCGCGCCACGCGGATCGCCTTCGAAGGCGTTCGCCAAGAGCAGCAGGTCGGCCTGCGCACGACGCTGGACGTGCTCAACGCCCAGCTCGAACTGTCCAACGCCGAGCTGGCCCTGGTCGGCGCCCGCCGCGACGAATATGTCGCCAGCGCCGTGGTGCTTCAGGCCATGGGGCAGCTGGGCGTGACCAAGCTCGCGGCCAATACGACGGCCTATGATCCGAAGACGTCGTACAACCGCGTGACGCATAGCGTCGGCTGGGTTCCGTGGGAGCCGGTTGTGCAAGCCATCGACAAGGTGGGCGCGCCGTCGGTGAAAGCTCAAAGTGGGTCGAAGTAG